From the genome of Clostridium sp. BNL1100, one region includes:
- the mnmE gene encoding tRNA uridine-5-carboxymethylaminomethyl(34) synthesis GTPase MnmE has product MYNEDTIAALSTPYGTGGIGVIRISGKKAFDVASKIFQSSKAMEEIQSHTVTYGKIVDEESKDVIDEVLLLKMCKPNTFTRENVIEIHCHGGIVVINRVLELIFKNGVRPAEPGEFTKRAFLNGRIDLSQAEAIIDLINSKTVESSKAAVSHLEGRLSSRLKSIREILVGLLAHIEVTVDYPEHDIEEITGEKVLENLINIKDELHTLAGTFERGKILREGLNIVIAGKPNVGKSSLLNQLSGSLKAIVTDIPGTTRDIIEEYVNIKGIPAKITDTAGIRSTQDVVEKIGVNKAYEAVEHADLTIAVLSAATGIQEEDIKILDLIKNKKALILINKIDLVDNDQVIEIKSQLEEYDIVLNASVINARGIEELETTISELFIKGRISGNDEVLLTNSRHKYLVDRAIEDIQQALNSFNTGMPLDMVTIDIKSCADNIGQITGESIDEAVMHDIFSRFCIGK; this is encoded by the coding sequence ATGTACAATGAAGATACGATAGCAGCACTGTCTACTCCGTATGGAACAGGTGGAATCGGTGTTATTCGAATAAGCGGAAAAAAGGCATTTGATGTAGCAAGTAAGATATTTCAAAGTTCAAAAGCAATGGAGGAAATTCAGTCACATACGGTAACATACGGAAAAATTGTTGATGAGGAATCAAAAGACGTTATAGATGAGGTATTACTACTGAAAATGTGTAAGCCCAATACCTTTACAAGGGAAAATGTTATAGAAATACATTGCCATGGTGGGATTGTCGTAATAAACCGTGTATTGGAGCTTATTTTCAAAAATGGAGTAAGGCCTGCTGAACCAGGAGAATTCACTAAACGTGCTTTTTTGAATGGTAGAATAGATTTATCACAGGCAGAGGCTATAATAGATCTTATTAACTCTAAGACCGTTGAAAGTTCAAAGGCTGCAGTAAGCCATCTGGAAGGAAGATTGTCCTCTCGATTAAAAAGTATAAGAGAAATTTTAGTAGGATTGCTTGCTCATATTGAGGTAACTGTTGATTATCCAGAGCACGATATAGAAGAAATAACGGGAGAAAAAGTATTAGAGAATCTTATAAATATAAAAGATGAGCTTCATACTCTGGCAGGAACTTTTGAGAGAGGCAAGATATTGAGAGAAGGATTAAATATAGTAATTGCAGGAAAGCCAAATGTAGGTAAGTCCTCTTTGTTAAACCAACTGTCAGGAAGTTTAAAGGCAATTGTAACTGATATTCCGGGAACAACAAGAGATATTATAGAGGAGTACGTAAATATTAAGGGAATTCCGGCAAAAATTACTGATACAGCCGGTATTAGGAGTACTCAGGACGTAGTTGAAAAAATAGGAGTAAACAAGGCTTATGAGGCTGTTGAACACGCCGATCTTACAATAGCAGTACTTTCTGCGGCAACAGGGATACAAGAAGAAGATATTAAAATTTTAGATTTAATAAAAAATAAAAAAGCTTTAATTTTAATAAACAAGATAGATTTGGTAGATAACGATCAAGTTATTGAAATAAAAAGTCAGTTGGAAGAATATGATATTGTTTTAAATGCATCAGTTATAAATGCTCGAGGAATAGAGGAATTGGAAACAACGATTTCGGAATTATTTATCAAAGGAAGAATATCTGGTAATGATGAAGTTCTGTTAACAAATTCCAGACACAAGTACCTTGTGGACAGAGCTATTGAGGATATTCAACAGGCATTAAATTCTTTTAATACAGGAATGCCTCTGGATATGGTAACTATTGATATAAAAAGCTGTGCCGACAACATAGGACAGATTACAGGGGAGTCAATTGACGAAGCTGTAATGCATGATATATTCAGTCGTTTTTGTATTGGAAAATAA
- the jag gene encoding RNA-binding cell elongation regulator Jag/EloR, giving the protein MAYSIEKKGKTVQEAISAALEELQLTQDDVDVEVIEEGNKGIFGIIGSKVARIRVTVKEKEEKNRCDIASDFLYTILNNMGVEADINVSEDEESIVVDINGDNIGIIIGRRGETMDSLQYLTSLVVNKEYEDYKRVILNVENYRQKREETLIKLANRLADKVVKYKKPITLEPMNPYERRIIHSSLQGHKYVETYSTGEEPKRKVVITLK; this is encoded by the coding sequence ATGGCTTACAGTATTGAAAAAAAAGGTAAAACAGTTCAGGAAGCTATATCTGCTGCACTCGAAGAATTACAGTTAACACAGGATGATGTTGATGTTGAAGTTATAGAAGAGGGCAACAAAGGTATTTTTGGTATTATAGGTTCTAAAGTTGCCAGAATACGAGTGACAGTTAAAGAAAAAGAAGAGAAAAACAGGTGTGACATAGCATCAGATTTTTTGTACACAATACTTAATAATATGGGTGTTGAGGCTGATATTAATGTTAGTGAAGATGAGGAAAGCATAGTTGTTGATATAAATGGAGATAATATTGGAATAATTATCGGTCGCAGAGGAGAAACAATGGATTCCCTGCAATATCTTACAAGTCTGGTTGTTAATAAGGAATATGAAGATTATAAAAGAGTAATACTAAACGTTGAAAATTACAGACAGAAAAGAGAAGAAACCCTTATTAAGCTTGCTAACAGACTTGCTGATAAAGTAGTTAAATACAAAAAACCTATTACTCTGGAGCCAATGAATCCTTATGAGAGAAGAATAATACATTCGTCTCTTCAAGGCCATAAGTATGTAGAAACATACAGTACAGGTGAAGAACCAAAGAGAAAGGTAGTTATTACTCTGAAATAA
- a CDS encoding YidC/Oxa1 family membrane protein insertase — protein MFDIIIRPLGQFLYWIYNTIAFENYGLALIIFTIIVRSAMIPLTLKQYKSSAEMQKVQPLLQEIQRKYASDKAKLNEEMMKLYQEHKINPAGGCLPLLIQMPILLALWQAITKPLKYMLGFTAAQLNSLAESSKIPINSAYSEINTITHFMSIGQGEKVGNLNMFFPSHGFGINLGDIPTWHFNKIISEPYFAVLLLLPIIATLTTYLSVRMSMPKATSDKAANPMGNSMMYVSPIMTLLFSFQFPAGLALYWITGNVFAIVQQYYVNKYVLKKKEEVSK, from the coding sequence ATGTTCGACATAATAATAAGGCCACTTGGTCAATTCCTTTATTGGATTTATAACACTATTGCTTTTGAAAATTACGGTCTTGCACTTATAATTTTTACAATAATAGTTAGATCTGCTATGATTCCATTAACTTTAAAACAGTACAAGTCATCTGCTGAAATGCAAAAGGTTCAGCCTTTACTTCAGGAAATTCAAAGAAAATATGCAAGCGATAAAGCAAAGCTGAACGAGGAAATGATGAAGCTTTATCAGGAACATAAAATAAATCCCGCAGGCGGTTGTCTCCCACTGCTCATTCAAATGCCTATATTATTGGCATTATGGCAGGCTATTACAAAACCACTAAAGTATATGTTGGGTTTTACTGCAGCCCAGTTGAACAGTCTGGCAGAATCATCAAAGATACCCATTAATAGTGCGTACTCAGAAATTAATACAATAACACACTTTATGAGTATCGGTCAGGGTGAAAAGGTAGGAAACTTAAATATGTTTTTTCCGAGCCACGGTTTTGGTATAAATTTAGGAGATATTCCTACATGGCATTTTAACAAGATTATAAGCGAGCCTTACTTTGCAGTTCTTTTGCTATTACCGATAATAGCAACCCTTACGACATATCTGTCAGTACGTATGTCAATGCCTAAGGCAACTTCGGATAAGGCTGCAAACCCAATGGGAAATAGCATGATGTATGTATCTCCTATAATGACTTTACTATTTTCTTTCCAGTTCCCTGCAGGTCTTGCTCTATATTGGATTACTGGTAACGTGTTTGCTATTGTTCAGCAATACTATGTAAATAAGTATGTCCTTAAAAAAAAGGAGGAAGTGAGTAAATAA
- the yidD gene encoding membrane protein insertion efficiency factor YidD has translation MFKRILITLIRFYQKFLSPLKMRPTCRFYPTCSQYAIEAVIKYGCIKGSYLALRRILKCHPFHPGGFDPVK, from the coding sequence TTGTTTAAAAGAATATTGATAACATTAATCAGATTCTACCAGAAATTTTTATCGCCACTAAAAATGAGGCCCACATGCAGATTTTATCCAACGTGTTCACAGTATGCAATTGAGGCTGTAATTAAATATGGTTGTATAAAAGGATCATATCTGGCATTAAGACGAATATTAAAGTGTCATCCCTTTCATCCTGGAGGGTTTGACCCTGTTAAATAG
- the rnpA gene encoding ribonuclease P protein component translates to MKKTVTLKKNYEFARVFNKGSFYVGRYITIYILPNKQSFNRIGISVSKKAGKAVIRNRKKRLIRESYRYFEDYISNGYDIVMAARSGESVPTFRALLKEFKYLLKKLQIFDQEKYNCLKEY, encoded by the coding sequence ATGAAAAAGACTGTAACACTAAAAAAGAATTACGAGTTTGCAAGAGTTTTTAATAAAGGATCGTTTTATGTTGGAAGGTATATAACTATTTATATCCTTCCAAATAAACAATCCTTTAATAGGATTGGAATATCAGTTTCCAAAAAGGCAGGCAAGGCAGTTATCAGAAATAGGAAAAAAAGATTAATCAGAGAGAGTTACCGGTATTTTGAAGACTATATTTCCAATGGGTATGACATTGTAATGGCAGCAAGGTCCGGCGAAAGTGTTCCTACATTTAGAGCTTTGTTAAAGGAATTCAAATACCTGCTTAAAAAGCTGCAGATATTTGATCAGGAGAAGTATAATTGTTTAAAAGAATATTGA